A window from Aureibacillus halotolerans encodes these proteins:
- the spoVS gene encoding stage V sporulation protein SpoVS translates to MEILKVSAKSNPNSVAGALAGVLRERGVAEIQAIGAGALNQAVKAVAIARGFVAPSGVDLVCVPAFTDIQIDGEERTAIKLIVGPR, encoded by the coding sequence ATGGAAATATTAAAAGTTTCAGCAAAATCCAATCCGAATTCCGTTGCGGGCGCACTTGCAGGAGTATTAAGAGAACGAGGAGTAGCAGAGATCCAGGCTATTGGGGCAGGTGCACTTAATCAGGCTGTAAAGGCCGTTGCGATTGCTAGAGGGTTTGTCGCACCAAGTGGTGTGGATCTTGTTTGTGTTCCGGCGTTTACTGACATCCAAATTGATGGCGAAGAACGAACTGCGATCAAATTGATAGTAGGACCTCGATAA
- a CDS encoding dipeptidase has protein sequence MGFYDFHCDVLYKLWMNPTLSFANSEALDIHLGRLTRQGAEVQTFALFVAEEVADIQQFDVVLEMINLYNEQVLAQPQIKPILTKADVENLTPPNIGAFLTLEGCDAIGKSLDRLKILLHLGVRSVGLTWNDANAVADGVGEPRGAGLSLFGKDVVRTLNEHNCWTDVSHLSIAGFWDVIDLADVVWASHSNARAIADHPRNLNDDQIKALFARKGLMGVTFVPDFIRVDQPARAEDLLTHIDHLLALGGEDFVIIGSDFDGIDEKTIGLETYDSMQSFKDLLASRYDKEIVDKLTRENARRFMLEHLPS, from the coding sequence ATGGGTTTTTATGATTTTCATTGTGACGTACTTTACAAACTTTGGATGAATCCAACGCTTTCGTTTGCCAATAGTGAAGCACTTGATATTCATCTCGGGCGTTTAACGCGCCAAGGGGCAGAGGTGCAAACCTTTGCGCTCTTCGTGGCAGAAGAAGTAGCAGACATACAGCAATTTGACGTCGTGCTTGAAATGATCAATCTATACAACGAGCAAGTCCTTGCTCAGCCGCAGATAAAGCCAATTTTGACGAAGGCGGATGTAGAGAATTTAACGCCTCCAAACATTGGTGCCTTTCTTACGTTAGAAGGATGCGATGCAATAGGGAAAAGCCTTGATCGTCTGAAAATTTTACTTCATCTCGGCGTTCGCTCCGTTGGTTTGACTTGGAACGATGCCAATGCTGTGGCGGATGGTGTAGGCGAACCACGCGGGGCTGGGCTGTCTTTGTTTGGTAAGGACGTTGTCCGGACGTTGAATGAACACAACTGCTGGACGGATGTAAGTCATCTCTCGATAGCAGGGTTTTGGGACGTCATAGACCTGGCGGACGTCGTATGGGCGTCGCATTCCAACGCAAGGGCGATTGCCGACCATCCTCGCAATTTAAATGACGATCAAATCAAAGCGTTATTTGCTCGAAAAGGTTTGATGGGTGTTACATTTGTGCCTGACTTCATCCGCGTGGACCAACCCGCACGAGCAGAAGATCTTCTCACTCATATTGATCATTTGCTTGCTTTAGGTGGAGAGGATTTTGTTATTATTGGCTCAGATTTTGATGGCATAGATGAAAAGACGATTGGACTCGAAACCTATGATTCAATGCAATCGTTTAAAGACTTGCTTGCGTCAAGGTACGACAAGGAAATTGTCGACAAACTTACGAGAGAAAACGCTAGACGGTTTATGCTTGAGCATCTCCCGTCATAA
- a CDS encoding ABC transporter ATP-binding protein, with product MLDSINQSISPAAFITTIGTITIGLMFLKYWSHYSEQGVLKSAVNILNMHFYIKKDWKILDMDYSLSSSAQGKIKIERGHNATSRNIYVNMASFYPNSAYLLKAIIGFISFSAIILVLNPIIILILIISYLASAYVSFLVQRMEHSFKDVRAEIDSKLYYLLEEINHHAFAKDIRAYNMKSWINDTTHLFMDEKYRLENHIQTKHFMQGLFDVFLFMIRNGGGYVFLIWQMLTSDMTIGDFIFYFGAITGFSEWLKQIVMRFKNLTNANFSVDDYRYLMDTKDASKRTKGATLPAYDQPAELVLENVCFSYEESDRVFINQLNLKVYAGEKLAIVGANGAGKTTLIKLICGLLHPVSGRILLNGTDSKEFNRDDYYSLIAAVFQNVSLLPMSIAENITFCKESEFDTERLLDVIQKAELSENINELKDGYHTNLLPSITGNGVNLSGGEIQKLMLARALYKDAPLLILDEPTAALDPIAEDLMYRRYDKLTKNKTSLFISHRLSSTRFCDRIIFLEDGQICETGSHDELMALGGKYKEVFDIQSHYYKENSGVKLR from the coding sequence GTGCTGGATTCAATAAATCAATCGATTTCACCAGCTGCCTTTATAACGACGATTGGCACAATAACGATTGGGCTGATGTTTTTAAAATATTGGAGCCATTATTCGGAGCAGGGGGTTTTAAAAAGCGCAGTCAACATATTGAACATGCATTTTTATATTAAAAAGGATTGGAAAATTCTCGATATGGATTACTCCCTGTCCTCGTCTGCACAAGGCAAAATAAAAATTGAGAGAGGGCATAATGCAACAAGCAGAAATATATATGTGAATATGGCCTCTTTTTACCCTAACAGTGCATATTTATTGAAAGCTATCATCGGTTTCATTTCTTTTAGTGCGATTATCCTCGTTTTGAATCCAATCATCATCTTGATTTTAATCATCAGTTATCTGGCGAGTGCCTATGTTTCTTTTCTAGTCCAGCGAATGGAACATAGCTTCAAGGATGTGCGTGCTGAAATCGATAGTAAATTGTATTACCTACTTGAAGAGATTAATCACCATGCATTTGCAAAAGATATCCGTGCTTACAATATGAAAAGTTGGATTAACGATACGACTCATCTATTTATGGACGAGAAGTATAGATTGGAAAATCATATTCAAACAAAGCACTTCATGCAAGGACTGTTTGACGTGTTTCTGTTTATGATTCGAAATGGCGGAGGCTATGTCTTTTTGATCTGGCAAATGCTCACCAGTGATATGACTATTGGTGATTTTATTTTCTATTTTGGTGCAATTACGGGGTTCAGTGAGTGGTTGAAGCAAATTGTTATGAGGTTTAAGAATCTGACCAACGCGAATTTTTCAGTTGATGATTATCGTTATTTGATGGACACAAAAGATGCATCTAAAAGAACGAAAGGGGCAACCTTACCTGCCTATGATCAACCTGCAGAACTTGTGCTCGAGAATGTTTGTTTTAGTTATGAGGAAAGCGATCGAGTTTTTATTAACCAGCTTAATCTTAAGGTTTACGCAGGTGAAAAACTTGCCATCGTTGGAGCTAACGGGGCAGGTAAGACAACATTGATTAAACTAATTTGTGGTCTTCTGCATCCAGTAAGTGGGCGTATTTTATTAAATGGAACGGATAGTAAAGAATTTAACAGAGACGACTATTATTCTCTTATTGCTGCTGTGTTTCAAAATGTAAGCTTGCTGCCAATGAGCATTGCAGAAAACATAACATTCTGCAAGGAATCAGAATTTGATACGGAGAGGTTATTGGATGTCATTCAAAAGGCTGAGCTAAGCGAAAATATCAACGAGCTCAAAGACGGCTATCATACAAATCTTCTCCCATCGATTACTGGAAATGGCGTTAATTTGTCTGGTGGCGAAATACAAAAACTCATGCTGGCGCGAGCTCTTTATAAAGATGCACCATTGCTTATTTTGGATGAGCCAACCGCTGCCCTTGATCCCATTGCCGAAGATTTGATGTACCGACGATACGATAAATTAACAAAAAATAAAACATCACTTTTCATCTCCCATCGGCTTTCATCTACTCGTTTCTGTGACCGAATTATCTTTCTAGAAGATGGCCAAATCTGTGAAACGGGATCACACGATGAACTTATGGCGCTTGGAGGAAAATATAAGGAGGTTTTTGATATTCAAAGCCATTACTATAAAGAGAACAGTGGAGTGAAGTTACGGTGA
- a CDS encoding ABC transporter ATP-binding protein has product MIKSLLDATVPFIAIYVAALIIDELVGDKNLNVLLVYVTLSVGGTAFFTIITLFLTKKIDVLNAMFIIRIKKYLNDKKYSMDYAMHENPKYTELHAKIVEVMFLTNGGMSSVTKLLSDICHHLISLTIATGILIVSSLDTSTVDGSFSWVSILFFILTLAVIVISVFFSARNSKIVGEKEYNLTQNSSTNKYLDYYHYHYMEDDQAGKDIHLFNQRKLIIGEVLSKGRLPWMKVLNGRYSLHQKYFGMNVLISTFVGGYAYIYVGLRALAGHITLGSVIKSYASITILIFNINELFIALSQVKSNNRYLRSFFEFIDATSEQQSDKQLRIKNCETWEVVFHNVSFRYPNSDDYVIKNVSMKITSNRRVAIVGMNGSGKTTVIKLLCGLYQPDEGCITLNGKDIRDYDNEEYLKLFNVVFQDFQLLSLPIGENIAASRDYDDDKVWKSLEVAGIDDYVRGLPHKLKQPIYKYVHAYGINLSGGEEQKMAIARAHYKNAPFVILDEPTAALDPVAEFDIYNRFNEMIDNKAAVFISHRLSSCKFCDTIYVFDHGVLIQKGCHEKLCKDTAGKYYELWNAQAQYYS; this is encoded by the coding sequence TTGATTAAATCATTACTGGATGCTACGGTTCCTTTCATAGCTATATACGTAGCTGCACTGATTATTGATGAACTGGTCGGAGATAAAAATCTAAATGTATTGCTTGTATATGTCACCCTTTCTGTTGGAGGGACTGCTTTTTTTACAATTATTACGTTATTTCTAACGAAAAAAATAGATGTGCTAAATGCAATGTTTATCATCAGAATTAAGAAGTATCTTAATGACAAAAAATATTCAATGGATTACGCGATGCACGAGAACCCTAAATACACGGAATTGCATGCTAAAATCGTAGAAGTTATGTTCTTAACAAATGGTGGGATGTCTTCAGTGACAAAATTATTAAGTGATATTTGTCATCATTTAATTTCACTCACCATTGCCACTGGCATATTAATAGTCTCTTCACTTGATACAAGTACAGTAGACGGCAGTTTTAGTTGGGTTTCAATCTTATTTTTTATTTTGACATTGGCCGTTATCGTGATAAGTGTGTTTTTTTCAGCCAGAAATTCAAAGATTGTAGGCGAGAAAGAATACAACTTAACTCAAAACAGTTCAACAAACAAATATCTAGATTACTATCATTATCATTACATGGAGGATGATCAAGCTGGAAAAGATATACATTTATTTAATCAGAGAAAATTAATAATTGGTGAGGTGCTTTCAAAGGGGCGTTTACCTTGGATGAAAGTGTTGAACGGAAGGTACAGCCTTCATCAAAAATACTTTGGGATGAATGTATTAATCTCAACCTTTGTCGGTGGATATGCGTATATTTATGTCGGACTCAGAGCTCTTGCAGGACATATTACCTTAGGCAGTGTCATCAAAAGTTATGCGTCAATAACCATCCTCATTTTTAATATCAATGAATTATTCATTGCATTATCCCAAGTCAAAAGCAACAACAGATATTTACGTTCGTTTTTTGAATTTATAGATGCAACTTCTGAGCAACAATCAGACAAACAACTTCGTATAAAAAACTGTGAGACTTGGGAAGTCGTATTTCACAATGTCAGTTTTCGATACCCAAACAGTGATGATTACGTAATTAAAAATGTGTCTATGAAAATAACCTCCAATAGACGTGTTGCTATTGTTGGGATGAACGGCTCCGGAAAAACGACAGTGATTAAGTTGCTTTGCGGGTTGTATCAACCAGATGAAGGGTGCATCACTTTAAATGGGAAGGATATTAGAGATTATGACAACGAAGAGTATTTAAAATTGTTTAATGTGGTGTTTCAAGATTTTCAGCTGCTCTCATTGCCGATTGGAGAAAACATTGCAGCTTCCCGGGACTACGACGATGACAAAGTATGGAAATCATTGGAGGTCGCGGGCATTGATGACTATGTCCGGGGATTGCCCCATAAACTCAAGCAACCCATCTATAAATATGTTCATGCGTATGGTATCAATCTCTCGGGAGGCGAAGAACAAAAAATGGCGATAGCACGTGCACATTATAAAAATGCGCCATTCGTCATTCTTGATGAGCCAACAGCAGCGCTGGACCCGGTTGCTGAATTTGATATTTATAATCGGTTTAACGAAATGATTGATAATAAGGCAGCAGTGTTCATTTCCCACAGACTTTCTTCATGCAAATTTTGCGATACAATTTATGTGTTCGACCATGGGGTACTCATTCAAAAGGGATGTCATGAAAAGTTATGTAAAGATACAGCAGGCAAATACTATGAATTATGGAATGCTCAAGCGCAATATTATAGTTGA
- the miaB gene encoding tRNA (N6-isopentenyl adenosine(37)-C2)-methylthiotransferase MiaB: protein MTKNLTSTDEKPLKEKTSEDFAKYFQTTYQPPSLKDARRRRRKDIDIHYDFDIRTDMQQVGVGKRFYIRTYGCQMNEHDTEVMAGIFEGMGYEATTDVNDADVILLNTCAIRENAENKVFGEIGHLKPLKLEKPDLLIGVCGCMSQEESVVNRILQKHPFIDMIFGTHNIHRLPDILREAIFGKEMVIEVWSKEGDIIENLPKVRKGQIKAWVNIMYGCDKFCTYCIVPYTRGKERSRRPEDIIEEVRHLARNGYKEVTLLGQNVNAYGKDFEDSSYGLGDLMEELSKIDIPRFRFMTSHPRDFDDRLIDVLAKGGNLMEHIHLPVQSGSSEILKIMGRKYSREHYMTLVAKMEERIPNVTFTTDIIVGFPNETEEQFEETLSIVREVEYDAAYTYIYSPREGTPAAKMEDNVPMEVKRERLQRLNQLVNELSLKKNKVFEGQVVDVLVEGESKKNPDVLSGYTRKSKLVNFRGPKSLVGKIVPVYITGAKTWTLDGDLVTESKR from the coding sequence ATGACTAAGAACTTAACGTCTACAGATGAAAAGCCTTTAAAGGAGAAAACCTCTGAAGACTTTGCGAAATATTTTCAAACGACCTATCAACCGCCGTCGCTAAAAGATGCGCGTCGCCGGAGAAGAAAAGATATTGATATTCATTATGATTTTGACATACGTACTGACATGCAACAGGTCGGTGTTGGGAAGCGCTTTTATATTCGCACGTACGGTTGTCAAATGAATGAGCACGATACCGAGGTTATGGCAGGAATCTTTGAGGGAATGGGCTATGAAGCGACAACGGATGTGAACGATGCTGATGTGATTCTTTTGAATACGTGCGCCATTCGTGAGAACGCTGAAAATAAAGTGTTTGGTGAGATTGGGCATTTGAAGCCACTGAAGCTTGAAAAGCCTGATCTACTCATAGGTGTTTGTGGATGTATGTCGCAAGAGGAATCAGTTGTGAATCGGATTTTGCAAAAACATCCGTTCATTGATATGATTTTTGGCACACACAACATCCATCGTCTTCCAGACATCCTTCGCGAAGCCATTTTCGGTAAAGAAATGGTCATAGAAGTTTGGTCGAAGGAAGGCGATATTATTGAAAACCTTCCAAAGGTTCGAAAAGGCCAAATTAAAGCTTGGGTAAATATCATGTATGGCTGTGATAAGTTTTGCACGTATTGCATTGTTCCTTACACACGTGGGAAGGAACGAAGCAGGCGCCCAGAAGACATTATTGAAGAGGTTCGCCATTTAGCACGAAATGGCTACAAAGAGGTAACGCTCCTTGGGCAAAATGTAAATGCGTATGGGAAAGACTTTGAGGATTCCTCCTATGGGTTAGGCGATTTAATGGAGGAACTTTCAAAAATAGACATTCCGCGTTTTCGATTTATGACAAGTCATCCACGCGATTTTGATGACCGCTTGATTGATGTGCTTGCCAAAGGTGGAAATTTAATGGAACATATCCATTTGCCTGTGCAATCAGGAAGCAGTGAGATTCTTAAAATCATGGGAAGAAAATATTCGCGTGAGCATTATATGACCCTTGTTGCAAAAATGGAGGAGCGAATCCCGAACGTTACCTTTACAACCGATATTATTGTTGGTTTTCCGAATGAAACGGAGGAACAGTTTGAGGAAACGTTGTCGATCGTTCGTGAAGTTGAGTACGACGCGGCATACACCTACATTTATTCGCCAAGGGAAGGAACGCCCGCCGCAAAAATGGAAGACAATGTACCTATGGAGGTCAAGCGTGAGCGTTTGCAGCGATTGAATCAGCTCGTGAATGAGCTCTCATTAAAGAAAAACAAAGTGTTTGAAGGACAAGTCGTTGATGTACTAGTTGAAGGGGAAAGCAAAAAGAACCCGGATGTATTATCAGGCTACACACGCAAAAGCAAACTAGTTAATTTTAGAGGACCTAAATCACTTGTAGGCAAAATCGTCCCCGTTTACATTACCGGGGCAAAAACGTGGACGTTGGACGGGGATTTGGTTACAGAATCGAAGAGGTGA
- a CDS encoding RicAFT regulatory complex protein RicA family protein — MAAFTRNEVMEQARKIAEMIAETPEVDYFKKAEQQINENTKIQELIKQIKAVQKQAVNLQHYGKGEALQKCEERLDRLFEELDDIPVVQEFKSSQNDVNDLLQIVATTISSKVTAHVIESTDGDVINGLTGSALKNEKSCETAEK, encoded by the coding sequence ATGGCAGCATTTACGAGAAATGAAGTAATGGAACAGGCAAGAAAAATTGCTGAAATGATCGCAGAGACTCCTGAGGTAGATTACTTCAAGAAGGCTGAGCAACAAATCAATGAAAATACAAAAATACAAGAATTGATCAAACAAATCAAGGCTGTTCAAAAGCAAGCTGTTAACTTGCAGCACTATGGCAAGGGTGAAGCTTTGCAAAAGTGTGAAGAGCGCTTGGATCGACTGTTTGAGGAACTTGATGACATTCCTGTTGTGCAGGAATTCAAATCCTCCCAAAACGACGTCAATGACTTGCTTCAAATTGTGGCTACGACAATTTCATCGAAGGTGACTGCTCATGTGATTGAATCCACGGATGGCGATGTCATCAACGGATTGACAGGCTCGGCATTAAAAAATGAAAAGTCTTGTGAAACGGCTGAAAAATAA
- the cotE gene encoding outer spore coat protein CotE: MAKRGHSVKYREIIVKAVCGKGKKFTQCTHTISPNFKPTSILGCWIINHRYEAKRKGDCVVVEGRYDVNVWYSCENNTKTQVVTETISYKDEVPLKVKDEHCIGEEEEVVARVLQQPNCLEANISEKGSKVLVEVEREFIVEIIGETKIRVSVHPDSRCDDDWQRVLEEESFEDLETDFLSAEEE; encoded by the coding sequence ATGGCGAAAAGAGGTCATTCAGTGAAGTACAGAGAAATTATTGTCAAGGCGGTTTGCGGAAAAGGCAAGAAATTTACGCAGTGCACCCACACCATCTCACCGAACTTTAAACCAACCAGTATTCTTGGGTGTTGGATTATTAATCATCGCTACGAAGCAAAAAGAAAAGGCGATTGTGTTGTTGTAGAAGGGCGTTACGATGTAAACGTCTGGTATTCGTGTGAGAACAACACGAAAACGCAAGTAGTTACGGAGACGATTAGCTATAAAGATGAAGTGCCCTTGAAGGTAAAGGATGAGCATTGCATTGGTGAAGAAGAGGAAGTGGTTGCACGTGTGTTGCAGCAGCCCAACTGTTTAGAAGCCAACATTTCCGAGAAGGGCAGCAAGGTTCTCGTGGAAGTGGAAAGAGAATTTATCGTGGAAATAATCGGTGAAACCAAAATACGCGTCAGTGTGCACCCAGATTCACGCTGCGATGACGACTGGCAGCGGGTGCTTGAAGAAGAGTCCTTTGAAGATCTTGAAACCGATTTTCTTTCTGCAGAAGAAGAGTAG
- the mutS gene encoding DNA mismatch repair protein MutS, with protein sequence MPQYTPMMQQYLSIKSAYKDAFLFFRLGDFYEMFFDDATRAAQILEIALTSRDGGGKERVPMCGVPHHAAKGYIKRFIDQGYKVAICEQVEDPKQAKGVVKREVTHVISPGMVMDETILSEKEHNFLAALAHDDEQYSLALCDLTTGTIHTTCVQDFERALEELKVARVKEVIVSAQMMDLMREQSWTVSVAQTIDNAAELPFAFENKACLPALLLLTQYLQITQQRSLDHLQQPRFYEPDEYLTIDSNGRRTLELVETMRDKTKKGSLLWLLDETKTAMGGRRLKEWLDKPLRSKQGIQDRLDAVSTLIEGFTSRHDIREKMTAVYDIERLAGRISYGNANARDLVQVKKTVSTLPGIQRAVSELGLPLASLLAEQVTALEELEKLLANSLLEEPPLTITEGDMIADGYSDVLDRYRDAGRNGKEWIAALEKRERDETQIRTLKVGFNRVFGYYIEVSRSNLKNLPEGRYERKQTLANAERFITDELKEKERLILEAQEKSVDLEHQLFLELRQRAQQFIPALQELSRLISELDVLASFAEVSERSGYVRPQFSPTGELSIVDGRHPVVEKMTMHQHYVANSVTLDNTTSMLLITGPNMSGKSTYMRQVALIAIMAQIGCFVPAKEATLPLFDQVFTRIGAADDLAAGQSTFMVEMMETNDAIQKATASSLLLLDEIGRGTSTYDGMALAQSILEYIHNHIGAKTLFSTHYHELTQLELTLDALQNVHVAAVEDQDTIVFLHKVEPGPSDRSYGIHVAKLAGLPDGITKQATALLQQLEQTKGQAAPTAEVGATQTVAEQLSLFGEANTASKAAKKTPAPSKAEATFASELASLDLMDMTPLEAMNWLYRMKKKVQ encoded by the coding sequence ATGCCTCAATATACACCAATGATGCAGCAATATTTATCAATCAAATCGGCATACAAAGATGCCTTTTTATTTTTTCGTCTCGGAGACTTTTATGAGATGTTTTTTGACGATGCGACGAGAGCCGCACAAATTCTTGAGATTGCCTTAACTAGCCGCGATGGTGGTGGAAAGGAACGTGTCCCGATGTGTGGGGTGCCACACCATGCGGCCAAGGGGTATATTAAACGGTTTATCGATCAGGGCTATAAAGTAGCCATTTGTGAACAGGTGGAAGATCCAAAGCAGGCGAAGGGCGTTGTGAAACGCGAGGTGACCCATGTCATCTCCCCTGGAATGGTGATGGATGAAACGATTCTATCTGAGAAAGAACATAATTTTCTAGCTGCACTGGCCCATGACGACGAGCAGTATTCGCTTGCGTTATGTGATTTGACAACAGGCACGATACATACAACATGTGTTCAAGATTTTGAGCGTGCGTTAGAAGAATTGAAGGTCGCTCGTGTAAAGGAAGTGATCGTTTCTGCTCAAATGATGGACCTGATGCGCGAGCAATCGTGGACCGTCTCTGTTGCGCAAACGATTGACAATGCTGCAGAGCTCCCCTTTGCCTTTGAGAATAAGGCTTGTTTACCTGCGCTCTTATTGCTCACACAGTATTTGCAGATAACGCAGCAGCGTTCTCTCGATCATTTACAGCAGCCACGTTTCTATGAACCTGATGAGTATTTAACGATTGATAGCAATGGGAGACGCACATTGGAGCTTGTCGAGACAATGCGTGACAAAACCAAAAAAGGCTCGTTGCTTTGGCTCCTAGATGAAACAAAAACCGCTATGGGGGGGCGAAGGCTTAAGGAATGGTTGGACAAGCCTTTGCGGTCAAAACAAGGCATTCAGGATCGACTTGACGCAGTGTCCACCCTGATCGAAGGGTTTACATCCAGGCATGACATTCGCGAAAAAATGACGGCTGTGTACGATATTGAACGACTTGCAGGCAGGATTTCTTATGGCAATGCCAATGCGAGGGACCTTGTGCAAGTGAAAAAAACGGTGTCCACCTTGCCTGGTATTCAGAGGGCTGTTAGCGAGCTAGGGTTGCCTTTGGCGTCTTTACTGGCAGAGCAGGTAACGGCATTGGAAGAGCTGGAGAAACTGTTAGCCAATTCGCTGCTTGAGGAGCCGCCGTTGACCATTACCGAGGGCGACATGATTGCTGACGGGTATTCGGATGTCCTTGATCGGTACCGGGATGCTGGCAGAAACGGAAAGGAATGGATCGCTGCGCTTGAAAAACGGGAGCGTGATGAGACACAGATTCGCACGTTAAAAGTAGGCTTTAATCGCGTTTTTGGCTATTACATCGAGGTGAGTCGCTCCAATCTGAAAAATCTCCCTGAAGGTCGGTACGAACGCAAACAAACGCTTGCCAATGCCGAACGATTTATTACCGATGAGCTCAAAGAGAAAGAGCGTTTAATTCTGGAGGCACAGGAGAAAAGCGTTGACTTGGAGCATCAGCTGTTTTTAGAGTTAAGACAACGTGCACAGCAGTTTATCCCTGCCTTGCAAGAGCTCTCTCGCCTGATTAGTGAGCTTGATGTGTTGGCGAGCTTTGCTGAAGTGAGTGAAAGGTCTGGCTATGTCCGTCCGCAATTTTCTCCGACTGGCGAGCTTTCGATAGTGGATGGCCGTCACCCTGTAGTTGAAAAGATGACGATGCATCAGCATTATGTCGCCAATTCAGTCACACTTGACAATACGACGTCCATGCTATTGATTACAGGGCCAAACATGTCCGGTAAAAGCACATACATGCGACAGGTGGCGCTCATTGCAATCATGGCACAAATCGGCTGCTTCGTCCCCGCCAAAGAGGCCACGCTGCCATTGTTTGATCAGGTGTTTACACGAATTGGGGCAGCGGATGATTTAGCCGCTGGGCAAAGTACGTTTATGGTTGAAATGATGGAAACCAACGATGCCATTCAAAAAGCGACAGCAAGCAGCTTGCTATTGCTTGATGAGATTGGTCGTGGGACATCGACGTATGATGGGATGGCCTTAGCGCAGTCCATATTGGAGTACATTCACAATCACATTGGCGCAAAAACGCTGTTCTCCACCCATTATCATGAACTAACGCAGCTTGAATTAACGCTTGATGCCTTGCAGAATGTTCATGTCGCGGCTGTCGAGGATCAGGATACAATTGTCTTTTTGCATAAAGTGGAGCCCGGTCCGTCTGATCGTAGCTACGGCATACATGTTGCCAAGTTGGCAGGTCTTCCAGACGGGATTACAAAACAGGCGACAGCCCTATTGCAGCAGCTGGAGCAAACAAAAGGGCAAGCGGCACCAACAGCGGAAGTAGGAGCGACGCAGACTGTTGCTGAACAGCTGTCGTTGTTTGGCGAGGCAAACACAGCTTCAAAGGCGGCCAAGAAGACGCCGGCTCCATCTAAAGCGGAAGCCACTTTTGCAAGCGAGCTGGCCTCGCTTGATTTGATGGATATGACGCCGCTTGAGGCAATGAATTGGCTATATCGTATGAAAAAAAAGGTACAGTAG